A section of the Nitrospiria bacterium genome encodes:
- a CDS encoding zf-HC2 domain-containing protein has translation MNCKNMDERLVLYYYGELKSPEVQEVEGHLALCENCRGSWEGLKRVLTLAEKDSYGIMPEHMAGTFSQTVRKRIENQKKKEPWIIWPQLRPAPVLSMAVLIGFVFLAILFWRDEGLKKKVAEIPFQQEIELVQQLEFFSNVDLLEELDLLTEWEKDVAEKEEG, from the coding sequence GAACGGCTGGTTCTTTATTACTATGGAGAATTAAAATCCCCTGAAGTTCAAGAAGTGGAGGGGCATCTTGCCCTGTGTGAGAATTGCAGGGGATCGTGGGAAGGGTTGAAGAGAGTATTAACCCTTGCGGAAAAAGACTCCTATGGAATCATGCCTGAACATATGGCCGGAACTTTTTCTCAAACGGTCCGAAAACGTATCGAAAACCAAAAGAAAAAAGAACCGTGGATCATTTGGCCCCAACTTCGGCCCGCCCCTGTTTTATCCATGGCGGTTTTAATCGGGTTCGTATTCCTGGCAATCCTTTTCTGGCGGGATGAAGGTTTAAAAAAGAAGGTTGCGGAAATTCCTTTTCAACAAGAGATCGAATTGGTTCAACAATTAGAATTTTTCTCTAATGTGGATCTATTGGAGGAATTAGATCTTTTGACAGAGTGGGAGAAGGATGTGGCGGAAAAGGAAGAGGGATGA
- a CDS encoding DUF3106 domain-containing protein produces MKSWITPLALILLWIGTFPPIGFSQDFHPMAQDSMDLPLNLKERWEKLSPEDRVRARRNFEVWKSLTPEEKKKFRAKLERFRNLPLERQEQIRTRFKHFQNLPEERKEILRDRFNRWETLSPQEKQKMRKRLERFQKLPPKEREGVRERFLEQRQMELKGQDRRFERDPMSPLDKRGQQGIQRRQELRREMQDLKNMERLQRQREPLGRDHPRR; encoded by the coding sequence ATGAAGAGTTGGATCACACCTCTTGCCCTAATTCTATTATGGATTGGGACTTTTCCGCCCATCGGATTTTCCCAGGATTTCCACCCCATGGCACAAGATAGTATGGACCTCCCATTAAACCTAAAGGAACGGTGGGAGAAGCTTTCCCCGGAGGATAGGGTCCGGGCTCGAAGAAATTTTGAGGTTTGGAAATCTTTAACCCCCGAGGAAAAGAAAAAGTTCCGTGCCAAACTTGAACGATTCCGGAATTTGCCCCTTGAAAGACAAGAGCAGATTCGAACCCGATTTAAACATTTTCAAAACCTCCCAGAGGAGAGGAAGGAAATTTTAAGAGACCGGTTTAACCGGTGGGAGACCTTATCTCCCCAAGAAAAGCAAAAAATGAGAAAACGGCTTGAACGGTTTCAAAAATTGCCGCCGAAAGAGAGAGAAGGGGTGCGAGAACGTTTTTTGGAGCAACGACAAATGGAATTAAAAGGTCAAGACAGACGGTTTGAACGAGATCCGATGAGTCCACTGGATAAACGGGGGCAACAAGGAATCCAGCGACGCCAGGAACTCCGCCGTGAGATGCAGGACCTTAAAAACATGGAACGTTTGCAGCGCCAAAGAGAACCATTAGGAAGAGACCATCCAAGAAGGTAG
- a CDS encoding lipocalin-like domain-containing protein → MNKIFWIVFFSFLLLWSSPTFQTKASDPVFEKALPGYSFSFPADHGSHPSFQTEWWYYTGHLVTEDQREYGFELTFFRFGIDRSSSLENPSRWAVKEIYMAHFAISDIHQTEFFYGEKISREALGKAGAKVAQLSVWIDDWRVEEKKGFHVLVANQNLWGIDLKLASDKPPVIHGEKGVSQKGKKLGEASHYYSLTRMNIQGTLQKNGLKFPVKGTAWMDHEFSTHSMPEDLEGWDWFSIQLDNQWDLMIYQLRQKDGTPSPFSSGSLIDPQGNRVPLHPQDFQIHVLDHWKSPKNQGIYPMGWNVVLPGRKIDLTIIPFFKEQELSTPESTRVTYWEGAVKIKGNWKENPVTGRGYTELTGYAKKTNVPK, encoded by the coding sequence ATGAATAAAATTTTTTGGATTGTTTTTTTCTCATTCCTCCTTTTATGGAGTTCTCCCACCTTCCAGACAAAGGCATCGGATCCGGTGTTTGAGAAAGCCCTTCCCGGGTATTCTTTTTCATTTCCAGCGGACCATGGGTCTCATCCCTCCTTTCAAACCGAATGGTGGTACTACACCGGCCACCTTGTGACGGAGGATCAAAGGGAATACGGATTCGAGCTCACTTTTTTCCGGTTTGGAATTGACCGCTCATCCAGTCTGGAAAATCCCTCCCGTTGGGCGGTCAAAGAAATCTATATGGCTCATTTTGCAATCTCGGACATTCACCAAACGGAATTTTTTTACGGGGAGAAAATCAGCCGTGAGGCACTGGGAAAAGCGGGGGCAAAAGTTGCCCAACTCTCGGTATGGATTGACGATTGGAGGGTTGAAGAAAAAAAGGGGTTTCATGTTTTGGTCGCAAACCAAAACCTCTGGGGAATCGATTTAAAACTGGCCTCCGATAAACCACCCGTCATCCACGGGGAAAAAGGAGTCAGTCAAAAAGGAAAAAAGCTTGGAGAGGCCTCCCATTACTACTCCCTGACACGGATGAATATCCAAGGAACCCTTCAAAAGAACGGGTTAAAATTTCCCGTCAAAGGAACCGCCTGGATGGACCATGAATTCAGCACCCATTCCATGCCGGAAGACCTGGAAGGATGGGACTGGTTCAGCATCCAATTGGACAATCAATGGGATCTGATGATCTATCAACTCCGGCAAAAAGACGGAACCCCCTCGCCTTTTTCCAGCGGAAGTCTAATTGATCCCCAGGGAAACCGGGTTCCACTTCATCCACAAGATTTTCAGATTCACGTACTCGATCACTGGAAGAGCCCAAAAAACCAAGGGATTTATCCCATGGGGTGGAATGTTGTCCTTCCAGGGAGAAAGATCGATCTGACCATTATACCTTTTTTTAAAGAACAAGAACTCTCGACCCCTGAAAGCACACGGGTAACCTATTGGGAGGGTGCGGTTAAAATTAAAGGAAACTGGAAAGAAAACCCCGTTACGGGGAGAGGATATACCGAACTGACCGGTTATGCAAAAAAAACAAATGTTCCTAAATAA
- a CDS encoding FtsX-like permease family protein, with protein MAGLLRFITLRHLTGEPSRTFLTLLGVALGVSVFLAIRLANQSVVASFHSSMESVTGKATLQIRGESFGFDENVIRIVRKQPGIVHLAPVIETSVGIEEFPGETMVVIGMDPLEEQLIRSYTLNKENDERDLFRILLEPTTLLVTQTFADRHDLKMEDSLTLLLNQKKHSVTIKGILEPLGPAKAEGGLLAFMDISSAQWIFNKLGKLDRIDLVTNPDQPVERVQKILQEVLPKNLRVQRPERRTVQVEGMLKSFQMNLTVTGGIALLVALFLVHNTMTIAVAKRRKEIGLLRSLGCTRKQILTMMTLEGLLLGFLGSILGVILGLILARWTLQAVSTTVSSLYLPIRGETLHLSPSLILEAIGLGTSVSFMAVLSPAIEATRTLPRDTLQSGFFEKKPVFSIGPRTLLGLFLIFISLPLAFWAPWGEYTANGYLSSFFLLLGTLFLVPLMSSLLKNILVKSKKTTSILSLALINLNASLQRTTSATTPLLVALALMVGILLMVHSFRNTVDRWIHDTIRADLIVVSKTWDLQGSDASLPENTVGLLERLPGVMAADGYREIQTYLKDEPINLVARNLDIHNRFSQYLFLEGESSSILLAASQGKGFLLSETLSNRFRLQKGDRIRLDTPQGLLDLPILGVFYDYSTDGGRVLMDRSLYRRYWPQDDQVSVVALYLDPEIPSEIFRKNLITAIDDQSFVTINNRELREGVMEVFDQTFAITYAMELIAVMVGLLGIFNTLLTSILERKRELGILRAIGMSQNQLVKMILTEGGLIGLTGALLGGGAGIGLSLILIQVINKQTFGWTIHFSLFHPFLFVVFGLVLLTAVIASLLPAKKAINIHIAQAVHYE; from the coding sequence CGAAAATGTTATACGAATTGTCCGAAAACAGCCGGGTATTGTTCATTTGGCCCCGGTCATTGAAACATCGGTGGGAATAGAAGAATTTCCCGGGGAAACAATGGTGGTCATCGGAATGGATCCCCTCGAAGAACAACTAATACGAAGTTATACCTTAAACAAAGAGAACGATGAAAGAGATCTCTTCCGCATTCTACTAGAGCCCACCACCTTACTGGTTACCCAAACCTTTGCGGACCGGCATGATTTAAAAATGGAGGATTCACTTACCCTTCTGCTCAATCAGAAGAAACACTCTGTGACCATTAAGGGAATCCTTGAGCCTCTAGGTCCTGCAAAAGCGGAGGGGGGACTTTTAGCCTTTATGGACATTTCATCCGCCCAATGGATTTTTAACAAATTAGGGAAACTGGATCGAATTGATCTCGTAACTAATCCTGATCAGCCGGTTGAACGGGTTCAAAAAATTCTACAAGAGGTTTTACCTAAAAACCTCAGGGTACAAAGACCTGAACGACGGACCGTCCAGGTGGAGGGGATGCTTAAGTCCTTCCAGATGAACCTAACCGTTACAGGGGGAATTGCTTTACTGGTGGCGCTTTTTCTGGTGCACAATACCATGACCATTGCCGTGGCCAAGCGGAGAAAGGAAATCGGACTTTTAAGATCGCTGGGGTGTACGCGAAAACAAATCCTAACCATGATGACACTGGAGGGCCTTCTCCTTGGTTTTTTGGGATCCATTCTCGGGGTCATTCTTGGACTGATCCTGGCCCGATGGACTCTACAAGCCGTTTCTACAACAGTGTCCTCGCTCTATCTTCCCATCCGAGGGGAGACCCTTCACCTTTCCCCTTCTCTCATTTTGGAGGCAATCGGTTTGGGTACGAGCGTCTCTTTTATGGCGGTTCTTTCCCCTGCCATTGAAGCCACCCGGACTCTCCCAAGGGATACCCTCCAATCCGGATTTTTTGAAAAAAAACCGGTTTTTTCAATTGGACCACGGACTCTTTTAGGCCTTTTTCTCATCTTCATCTCCTTACCTCTTGCTTTTTGGGCTCCCTGGGGAGAATATACCGCCAACGGTTATCTCTCCTCCTTTTTCCTTCTGTTAGGAACCCTATTTCTGGTTCCGTTAATGTCATCTCTCCTAAAAAACATTTTAGTAAAAAGTAAAAAAACCACTTCCATCCTTTCATTGGCTTTGATTAACCTTAACGCTTCTTTACAGAGAACCACCAGCGCAACCACCCCACTTTTGGTGGCGTTGGCTTTAATGGTCGGGATTCTTCTAATGGTCCACAGTTTTCGAAATACCGTTGATCGATGGATTCATGACACCATTCGCGCAGATCTAATCGTCGTTTCAAAAACGTGGGATTTGCAGGGATCCGATGCCTCCCTCCCAGAAAACACAGTAGGGTTACTGGAACGGTTGCCCGGGGTAATGGCAGCGGATGGGTACCGGGAAATCCAGACCTACCTCAAAGATGAGCCCATTAACCTGGTGGCTCGGAATTTGGACATTCATAATCGTTTTAGCCAATATCTCTTTTTGGAGGGAGAGTCTTCTTCCATTTTATTGGCGGCCAGTCAGGGAAAGGGGTTTCTTCTTTCCGAAACTCTTTCTAATCGATTTCGCCTTCAAAAGGGAGACCGGATCCGTTTAGATACACCTCAGGGTCTTTTGGACCTTCCCATTCTGGGTGTTTTTTATGACTATTCAACCGATGGAGGCCGGGTCTTAATGGACCGAAGCCTCTATCGCCGTTACTGGCCCCAAGATGACCAGGTTAGTGTGGTGGCCCTTTATCTGGATCCCGAAATACCTTCGGAAATTTTTCGGAAAAATTTAATCACCGCCATTGACGACCAATCCTTTGTCACCATCAATAACCGAGAACTCCGGGAGGGGGTAATGGAGGTTTTTGATCAAACCTTTGCCATTACCTATGCCATGGAGTTGATCGCGGTCATGGTTGGGTTGTTGGGAATATTCAACACACTGCTGACCTCCATCCTTGAGCGTAAAAGGGAATTGGGAATTCTCAGGGCCATCGGGATGAGTCAGAACCAACTGGTCAAAATGATTCTCACAGAGGGGGGGTTGATCGGTTTAACCGGGGCCCTTCTGGGAGGTGGAGCGGGGATCGGGCTCTCCTTGATCTTAATCCAGGTCATCAACAAACAGACTTTCGGGTGGACCATCCATTTTAGTCTTTTCCACCCTTTTCTTTTTGTGGTGTTCGGCTTGGTCCTACTAACCGCTGTGATTGCCAGTCTACTTCCGGCCAAAAAGGCCATAAACATTCACATTGCCCAAGCTGTCCATTATGAATAA